One genomic window of Halovivax cerinus includes the following:
- a CDS encoding efflux RND transporter permease subunit gives MADLAERYATWIAAHSRAVVIGIVVLTAVVAAGAAVGDAGSAGIGEFDVDSPETRAGDYVDTNYESDDRIVTQLVVRDEGGDVLTKESLLEGLRLQADARDRASIESTLADPGFQGVENVVATAAVFEDRAAETNGQPDTSQPTIDEQIAALEARSPEDVESLVGEVLSGETTHPGGGSGPAGADAAAFLPTDYESGSTDAESRLILAFQTGPTGEDEEPQAAYEAQVELESLFDDRFDDGFVFGQGITDEASTNAVGDSFAIITPVALVLVLGALAITYRDVVDVLLSIAGIALVMAWLAGLMGWLRIPSSQLLIAVPFLLIGLSIDYSLHVIMRYREARTGVLDGVESDGVGVRGGMALGLGGVILALAAATFSTGVGFLSNVVSPLAAVRDFAILSGGGIFATLVAFGVFVPALKVLVDGVLEGRFDRDRAKPAFGSTPGPVNRALSIGVTLARRAPIAVVIVTLVLASAGVYGATTIDTEFNETDFLPRDAPGWAKSLPGPLAAGTYTITDDVAYLNERFRAGGEGSEAEILIRPEGDGGGSIPDPSVLAAIESARTSDATFETIDRTPDGDVAAETPLSVARELAATDEDVRQALDERDTDGDGVPDRDVAGLYDALYEADADRAETVIERDDGTYESIRLLVSVRGDASAQDVADDVDTLATAIESEADVRATPTGGPIQTAVVQDALLETLVQALAITLVVILVFLTVLYWIRHGAPSLGPITMAPVVVALALLLGVMAALDLPFNSETAVITSLAIGLGVDYSIHLGERFVSERRDADGVSDHREGTEATDGTKSDDVDAALRSTVTGTGGALLGSAMTTAAGFAVLALALAPPLRRFGIVTGLAIGFAFVSCLLVLPSLLVIRERTMVRLDRA, from the coding sequence ATGGCCGACCTCGCCGAACGGTACGCCACGTGGATCGCCGCCCACAGCCGGGCCGTGGTGATCGGGATCGTCGTACTCACGGCCGTCGTCGCCGCGGGCGCCGCAGTGGGCGACGCTGGAAGTGCCGGTATCGGCGAATTCGACGTGGACTCCCCCGAGACCCGCGCCGGCGACTACGTCGACACGAACTACGAGAGCGACGACCGCATCGTCACCCAGCTCGTCGTTCGTGACGAAGGCGGCGACGTGCTCACGAAGGAATCGCTCCTGGAGGGACTCCGGCTGCAAGCGGACGCGCGAGATCGAGCGTCGATCGAGTCGACACTCGCAGATCCCGGGTTCCAGGGCGTCGAGAACGTCGTCGCCACCGCCGCCGTCTTCGAGGATCGTGCCGCCGAAACGAACGGCCAGCCCGACACCAGCCAACCCACCATAGACGAGCAGATCGCGGCGCTCGAAGCGCGCTCACCGGAAGACGTCGAGTCGCTCGTGGGCGAGGTACTCTCCGGCGAGACGACACACCCAGGGGGCGGTTCCGGACCCGCCGGCGCGGACGCCGCTGCGTTCCTACCGACCGACTACGAATCCGGGAGTACGGACGCCGAGTCGCGACTGATCCTCGCGTTCCAGACGGGCCCGACGGGAGAAGACGAGGAGCCACAGGCGGCGTACGAGGCGCAGGTTGAACTCGAATCGCTGTTCGACGACCGTTTCGACGACGGCTTCGTCTTCGGTCAGGGGATCACCGACGAGGCCTCGACGAACGCCGTCGGGGACAGCTTCGCGATCATCACGCCGGTCGCGCTCGTCCTCGTGCTGGGTGCGCTCGCGATCACCTACCGGGACGTCGTCGACGTCCTCCTCTCGATCGCCGGTATCGCCCTCGTGATGGCCTGGCTGGCGGGGCTCATGGGTTGGCTCCGGATCCCGTCGAGCCAGCTCCTGATCGCGGTTCCCTTCCTGTTGATCGGCCTGTCGATCGACTACTCACTGCACGTCATCATGCGGTATCGGGAGGCGAGAACCGGCGTTCTGGACGGCGTGGAGTCCGACGGGGTCGGCGTTCGGGGCGGGATGGCGCTCGGTCTCGGCGGCGTGATCCTCGCGCTCGCGGCGGCCACGTTCTCGACCGGCGTCGGCTTCCTCTCGAACGTCGTCAGTCCGCTGGCCGCGGTTCGCGACTTCGCGATCCTCTCCGGCGGCGGCATCTTCGCGACGCTGGTCGCCTTCGGCGTCTTCGTCCCGGCGTTGAAAGTCCTCGTCGACGGCGTTCTCGAAGGTCGATTCGATCGCGACCGGGCGAAACCGGCGTTCGGGTCGACGCCAGGTCCGGTCAACCGGGCGCTGTCGATCGGCGTGACGCTCGCCCGGCGCGCACCGATCGCCGTCGTGATCGTCACCCTGGTACTCGCCTCGGCGGGTGTCTACGGCGCGACGACGATCGACACGGAGTTCAACGAGACCGACTTCCTCCCGCGCGACGCGCCCGGGTGGGCGAAATCGCTCCCCGGCCCGTTGGCGGCTGGAACGTACACGATCACCGACGACGTCGCCTACCTGAACGAGCGCTTCAGGGCCGGTGGCGAGGGATCGGAGGCGGAAATACTGATACGACCAGAGGGAGACGGGGGCGGCTCGATACCCGACCCGTCAGTCCTGGCTGCGATCGAATCGGCCCGTACGAGCGACGCGACGTTCGAGACGATAGACCGAACCCCCGACGGGGACGTCGCCGCGGAGACACCACTCTCGGTCGCCCGGGAACTCGCCGCGACCGACGAGGACGTCCGCCAGGCGCTCGACGAGCGCGATACCGACGGCGACGGCGTTCCGGACCGGGACGTCGCGGGCCTGTACGACGCGCTCTACGAGGCGGACGCCGACCGGGCGGAGACGGTGATCGAACGGGACGACGGGACGTACGAATCCATCCGCCTGCTCGTGAGCGTGCGCGGGGATGCGAGCGCACAGGACGTCGCCGACGACGTCGACACCCTCGCCACCGCCATCGAGTCCGAGGCGGATGTCCGCGCGACGCCGACCGGCGGCCCCATCCAGACGGCCGTCGTCCAGGACGCACTCCTCGAGACGTTGGTCCAGGCGTTGGCGATCACGCTAGTCGTCATACTCGTCTTCCTCACCGTCCTCTACTGGATCCGCCACGGCGCACCCTCGCTCGGCCCGATCACGATGGCGCCCGTCGTCGTCGCGCTCGCGTTACTCCTCGGGGTGATGGCAGCCCTCGACCTGCCGTTCAACAGCGAGACGGCGGTCATCACGAGCCTCGCCATCGGCCTCGGCGTCGACTACAGCATCCACCTCGGTGAACGGTTCGTGAGCGAGCGGCGAGACGCCGACGGCGTCTCGGATCACCGAGAGGGGACCGAAGCGACCGACGGGACGAAGTCAGACGACGTCGACGCAGCACTTCGCTCGACGGTCACCGGAACGGGCGGGGCGTTGCTGGGGAGTGCGATGACCACGGCGGCCGGGTTCGCCGTGCTCGCGCTCGCGCTGGCACCGCCGCTTCGTCGGTTCGGGATCGTCACCGGGCTGGCGATCGGGTTCGCGTTCGTCTCGTGTCTGCTGGTGTTGCCGAGCCTGCTGGTGATCCGGGAGCGAACCATGGTTCGACTCGATCGGGCGTGA
- a CDS encoding valine--tRNA ligase, with product MSPTEIRRTTTSITDVPTRYRHPVAIDGDAPTTPTSGGETMTGTAEEHTDEAEAHTPELDGEYDADAIESHWQRRWVETDTYAYEGDPEQDPNTVYAIDTPPPTVSGSLHMGHLYGHTLQDFAARFQRMADGDVLFPFGYDDNGIASERLTEDELDIRHQDYERQEFQDLCRDVCQTYEAEFTEKMQGLGTSIDWNRTYKTIEPRVQRISQLSFLDLYEKGREYRKKAPAIWCPECETAISQVEVEDDERGSHFNDIAFDIASSGTDRDEFVISTTRPELIPACVAVFVHPEDDANRDLIGETARVPIFGHEVPIIEDERVDMEKGSGVVMCCTFGDQNDIEWYQAHDLPLRVAIDETATMTDLADDYEGLSTEEAREAIVEDLDEAGALRDRWEITHAVGVHERCDTPVEYRVSKQWYVEILDHKDEYLEAGREMDWYPEKMFTRYKHWIEGLEWDWLISRQRDSGIPFPVWYCTECDHPIMADKADLPVDPLSDDPPVEACPECGNEEFEPEEDVFDTWATSSLTPLINAGWDWTENASEAGDGAFTMDHPELYPFDLRPQGHDIISFWLFHTVIKCYEHTGEVPFEATLINGHVLDENREKMSKSRGNVVAPDEVITEYPVDAIRFWAASAAVGDDFPYQEQDLRAGEKLLRKLWNASKLVDSLAPADPDEPAELAQIDRWLLAELDDAIADLTAHFDAHEYAKARDRLRTFFWNTFCDDYLEIAKERADDPSTQYALRMAHRTFLELWAPFLPHLTEEIWQSVYASESSSIDESSVHRRAWPSPRGHEADLDAGETAMAVISALRRYKSENQRPLNSELDRVSVHGAVDGFEAAIANVMHVAELDVLESAPEISTEIASIDLDYATLGPAYGSAVGDIDAAIDAGEFDVSDDGRLLVAGEELAPDLFEIERERAYDGPGEMLEADEAIVIVE from the coding sequence TTGTCGCCGACTGAAATACGACGAACAACGACCAGTATCACCGATGTTCCCACACGATACCGACATCCCGTCGCGATCGATGGAGACGCACCGACGACGCCCACTTCGGGCGGTGAGACCATGACAGGCACTGCGGAGGAGCACACGGACGAGGCCGAAGCGCACACGCCCGAACTCGACGGGGAGTACGACGCCGACGCCATCGAATCCCACTGGCAGCGCCGGTGGGTCGAGACGGACACGTACGCCTACGAGGGCGACCCGGAACAGGATCCCAACACCGTCTATGCGATCGACACGCCGCCACCGACAGTCTCGGGGAGCCTGCACATGGGCCACCTCTACGGGCACACGTTGCAGGACTTCGCGGCCCGGTTCCAGCGGATGGCCGACGGCGACGTCCTCTTTCCGTTCGGCTACGACGACAACGGTATCGCCTCCGAACGGCTGACTGAGGACGAACTCGACATCCGTCACCAGGACTACGAGCGCCAGGAATTCCAGGACCTCTGTCGCGACGTCTGTCAGACGTACGAGGCCGAGTTCACCGAGAAGATGCAGGGGCTCGGCACCTCGATCGACTGGAACCGTACCTACAAGACGATCGAGCCGCGCGTCCAACGCATCTCTCAGCTCTCCTTCCTCGACCTCTACGAGAAGGGCCGAGAGTACCGAAAGAAGGCGCCGGCGATCTGGTGTCCCGAGTGCGAGACGGCGATCTCGCAGGTCGAAGTCGAGGACGACGAGCGTGGCTCGCACTTCAACGACATCGCGTTCGACATAGCGAGTAGTGGGACAGACCGCGACGAGTTCGTCATCTCGACGACGCGCCCGGAACTGATTCCGGCCTGCGTCGCGGTCTTCGTCCATCCCGAGGACGATGCTAATCGGGATCTGATCGGCGAGACGGCCCGCGTCCCCATCTTCGGGCACGAGGTACCGATCATCGAAGACGAGCGGGTCGACATGGAGAAGGGCAGCGGCGTCGTCATGTGCTGTACCTTCGGCGACCAGAACGACATCGAGTGGTACCAGGCACACGACCTCCCGCTGCGCGTCGCCATCGACGAGACTGCGACGATGACCGACCTCGCGGACGACTACGAGGGTCTCTCGACCGAGGAAGCGCGCGAGGCCATCGTCGAGGACCTGGACGAGGCGGGCGCGCTCCGCGATCGGTGGGAGATCACCCACGCCGTCGGCGTCCACGAGCGGTGTGACACGCCCGTCGAGTACCGCGTCTCCAAGCAGTGGTACGTCGAGATTCTGGATCACAAGGACGAGTACCTAGAGGCCGGCCGGGAGATGGACTGGTACCCCGAGAAGATGTTTACGAGGTACAAACACTGGATCGAGGGGCTGGAGTGGGACTGGCTCATCTCCCGCCAGCGCGATTCGGGGATCCCGTTCCCGGTCTGGTACTGTACAGAGTGCGATCACCCGATCATGGCCGACAAGGCGGACCTGCCGGTCGATCCGCTCTCGGACGACCCACCGGTCGAGGCCTGTCCCGAGTGTGGTAACGAGGAATTCGAACCAGAAGAGGACGTCTTCGACACGTGGGCGACCTCGTCGCTGACGCCGTTGATCAACGCCGGCTGGGATTGGACGGAAAACGCTAGTGAGGCTGGTGATGGCGCCTTCACCATGGACCACCCGGAACTCTACCCGTTCGACCTCCGCCCGCAGGGCCACGATATCATCTCGTTCTGGCTGTTCCACACGGTCATCAAGTGTTACGAGCACACCGGCGAGGTCCCCTTCGAGGCGACGCTGATCAACGGTCACGTCCTGGACGAGAACCGCGAGAAGATGTCCAAGTCGCGGGGCAACGTAGTAGCCCCTGACGAAGTGATCACGGAGTACCCTGTCGACGCCATCCGCTTTTGGGCGGCCAGCGCCGCGGTCGGCGACGACTTCCCGTATCAGGAGCAGGACCTCCGCGCGGGCGAGAAACTCCTGCGCAAGCTCTGGAACGCCTCGAAGCTCGTCGACAGCCTCGCCCCGGCCGACCCTGACGAGCCGGCGGAACTCGCACAAATCGACCGCTGGCTGCTGGCCGAGCTCGACGACGCAATCGCGGACCTGACGGCCCACTTCGACGCTCACGAGTACGCGAAGGCCCGCGACCGTCTGCGGACGTTCTTCTGGAACACGTTCTGTGACGACTACCTGGAAATTGCGAAAGAGCGTGCCGACGATCCCTCTACGCAGTACGCGCTGCGGATGGCCCACCGGACCTTCCTCGAGCTGTGGGCGCCGTTCCTCCCGCACCTCACAGAAGAGATCTGGCAGTCGGTGTACGCATCCGAATCGTCGTCGATCGACGAATCGAGTGTCCACCGCCGCGCGTGGCCCTCGCCGCGTGGCCACGAGGCGGACCTGGACGCCGGCGAAACCGCGATGGCCGTCATCTCCGCGCTCAGGCGCTACAAGAGCGAAAACCAACGCCCGCTGAATAGCGAACTCGATCGGGTCTCCGTCCACGGCGCGGTCGACGGGTTCGAAGCGGCGATCGCGAACGTCATGCACGTCGCGGAACTCGACGTGCTCGAGTCTGCGCCGGAGATCTCGACCGAAATCGCGTCGATCGACCTCGACTACGCCACGCTGGGACCGGCGTACGGCTCGGCGGTCGGCGATATCGACGCGGCGATCGACGCCGGCGAGTTCGACGTGAGTGACGACGGGCGCCTTCTCGTCGCGGGTGAGGAACTCGCCCCTGACCTGTTCGAGATCGAACGCGAGCGAGCCTACGACGGTCCCGGCGAGATGCTCGAAGCGGACGAGGCGATCGTCATCGTCGAGTAG
- a CDS encoding DUF7344 domain-containing protein, whose protein sequence is MNAPVDHRGQISIDPDFPLPVAVDLLSNRRRRRVIEVLTTHPESLTLDELAGTLVDDETLPVDCVETLRIELHHSHLPKLADLGVIGYDRETHRIRRLAGLSSLVPLLEVVMATENGG, encoded by the coding sequence ATGAACGCTCCCGTCGACCACCGAGGACAGATCAGCATCGACCCCGACTTTCCCCTGCCCGTCGCGGTGGACCTCCTCTCGAACCGTCGCCGTCGTCGGGTGATCGAGGTCCTCACGACCCATCCCGAGTCGCTGACGCTCGACGAGTTGGCCGGTACGCTCGTCGACGACGAGACACTGCCAGTCGACTGCGTCGAGACGCTCCGGATCGAACTGCACCACAGTCACCTTCCGAAACTCGCAGACCTGGGAGTGATCGGATACGACAGGGAGACACACCGCATCCGGCGCCTCGCCGGTCTCTCGAGCCTCGTTCCACTGCTCGAGGTCGTCATGGCCACCGAGAACGGTGGCTGA
- a CDS encoding DUF1405 domain-containing protein, translating into MAAATEQSRRTSLPRWLAPVPERVEDLGLRLAWPIVAVNLAGTAFGFWYYRYQFVETPAVMWPFVPDSPVATLLIALAIGAWKLGRERPWLTALAFFGNLTYGLWTPFTLLVFSDSFSYLHPLMYGFLFWSHLAMAVQALVLHRISDFSIGGIGIALGWYGTNLLVDYFVPIVGDPHHTALPVAPNEPVALGGDAHGIAAAGATVLTLLAVYTALSIHVYAARTPS; encoded by the coding sequence ATGGCAGCCGCCACCGAACAGTCGCGCCGGACGTCTCTTCCCCGGTGGCTCGCACCGGTGCCGGAGCGAGTCGAGGACCTCGGCCTGCGCCTCGCCTGGCCGATCGTCGCGGTCAACCTCGCGGGGACGGCCTTCGGCTTCTGGTACTACCGGTACCAGTTCGTCGAGACGCCGGCGGTGATGTGGCCGTTCGTCCCCGACAGTCCGGTCGCGACGCTGTTGATCGCGCTCGCGATCGGCGCCTGGAAACTCGGCCGGGAACGCCCCTGGCTCACCGCGCTCGCGTTCTTCGGCAACCTGACCTACGGCCTGTGGACACCGTTCACGCTGCTGGTCTTTTCCGATTCCTTCTCGTACCTCCACCCGCTGATGTACGGGTTCCTGTTCTGGAGTCACCTCGCGATGGCCGTCCAGGCGCTGGTGCTCCACCGGATCAGCGACTTCTCGATCGGGGGCATCGGGATCGCGCTCGGCTGGTACGGGACGAACCTGCTCGTCGATTACTTCGTCCCGATCGTCGGTGACCCACACCACACCGCGCTCCCCGTCGCCCCGAACGAACCCGTCGCTCTCGGTGGTGACGCACACGGGATCGCGGCCGCCGGAGCCACGGTCCTCACCCTGCTTGCCGTCTACACGGCACTCTCGATACACGTCTACGCGGCGAGAACGCCGTCTTAA
- a CDS encoding PQQ-binding-like beta-propeller repeat protein, translating into MTIDRSRRAALATLGSSLIAGCSMIADSPTARTVPELETGWTASVTPGSPNTAPRVLGDAVYVDDGHDLHEIPVDTPDDRRALLDSVLGSPPSRDVTANPAVDELAGRLLVPTELAGVGTLYSIDPEAGVEWETKLPGGAPFAPIADGDRIAIQTDEAVALLDRATGEISWSKSIRTAGSTRLDRHADLSPALTGGRVYVPCEDGLRCFDRTDGTQLWRALDGAVAERPAVDGDRAYVPVFERGVTALDLETGRIEWETDAFDSWTTPAVDDDRVYVAAIRDMYAFDRTSGDRLWHTDGDDFGGAVYTDPRLVDDRIVVGSSGYAVLVLDRDGTLRARSTGTNTKFAHAAMDDGVVAAERTMVSRYELP; encoded by the coding sequence ATGACGATCGACCGATCGCGACGGGCGGCGCTGGCCACGCTCGGATCGTCACTGATCGCCGGCTGCTCGATGATCGCCGATTCGCCCACTGCTCGTACCGTCCCCGAACTGGAAACAGGCTGGACAGCCAGTGTAACTCCCGGGTCACCGAACACAGCGCCTCGCGTGCTCGGCGATGCGGTGTACGTCGACGACGGTCACGACCTCCACGAGATTCCCGTCGACACTCCCGACGATCGGCGGGCGCTGCTCGATTCGGTCCTCGGCTCCCCGCCGTCCAGAGACGTCACGGCGAACCCGGCCGTCGACGAATTGGCCGGTCGACTCCTCGTGCCGACCGAACTCGCGGGCGTGGGGACGCTGTACAGTATCGATCCCGAGGCGGGCGTCGAGTGGGAGACGAAACTCCCCGGCGGCGCCCCCTTCGCGCCGATCGCCGACGGCGACCGGATCGCGATCCAGACCGACGAGGCCGTCGCCCTCCTCGATCGGGCGACGGGGGAGATTTCGTGGTCGAAATCGATCCGGACAGCTGGTTCGACCAGGCTCGACCGGCACGCGGACCTGTCGCCGGCGCTGACCGGAGGTCGCGTGTACGTCCCCTGTGAGGACGGACTCCGGTGTTTCGATCGGACCGACGGAACGCAGTTGTGGCGCGCCCTCGACGGGGCCGTCGCGGAGCGTCCCGCGGTCGACGGCGACCGGGCCTACGTTCCCGTCTTCGAGAGGGGCGTCACAGCCCTCGACCTCGAAACGGGCCGAATCGAGTGGGAGACCGACGCGTTCGACTCCTGGACGACGCCGGCCGTCGACGACGATCGGGTCTACGTCGCGGCGATCCGGGACATGTACGCGTTCGATCGAACGAGCGGCGACCGTCTCTGGCACACCGACGGCGACGACTTCGGCGGGGCCGTCTACACGGATCCGAGGCTCGTCGACGATCGGATCGTCGTGGGATCGTCGGGGTACGCCGTCCTGGTCCTCGATCGAGACGGGACGCTCCGTGCCCGCTCGACCGGGACGAACACGAAGTTCGCCCACGCCGCGATGGACGACGGCGTCGTCGCAGCGGAGCGAACGATGGTGAGCCGGTACGAACTCCCGTAG
- the pdxS gene encoding pyridoxal 5'-phosphate synthase lyase subunit PdxS gives MTQTATDLEDLRRGTELVKRGFAQMQKGGVIMDVVNPEQARIAEDAGAVAVMALEAVPADIRKRGGVARMADPGDVTEIIDEVSIPVMGKARIGHTKEAQILEATGVDMIDESEVLTPADDAYHIDKRDFTAPFVCGARDLGEALRRIDEGAAMIRTKGEAGTGDVNQAVHHQRTIKGAIRELAGMTHEEREAYARDIEAPSDLVHETAEMGRLPVVNFAAGGIATPADAALMMHHECDGIFVGSGIFGAENPRAMGEAIVEAVANWDDPETLAEIATNVGAGMKGDANVDLSEEEKLQGRGV, from the coding sequence ATGACCCAGACAGCGACCGATCTGGAGGATCTCCGACGGGGAACCGAACTGGTCAAGCGCGGTTTCGCACAGATGCAGAAGGGCGGCGTCATCATGGACGTCGTGAACCCGGAACAGGCGCGTATCGCGGAGGACGCGGGCGCCGTCGCGGTGATGGCCCTGGAGGCCGTCCCCGCGGACATCCGAAAGCGCGGCGGCGTCGCGCGCATGGCCGACCCCGGCGACGTGACCGAGATCATCGACGAGGTGTCGATCCCGGTGATGGGAAAGGCCCGCATCGGCCACACGAAGGAAGCCCAGATCCTGGAGGCGACGGGTGTCGACATGATCGACGAGTCGGAGGTACTCACGCCGGCCGACGACGCCTACCACATCGACAAGCGCGACTTCACCGCGCCGTTCGTCTGCGGCGCGCGCGACCTGGGCGAGGCGCTGCGCCGGATCGACGAGGGCGCGGCGATGATCCGCACGAAGGGCGAGGCCGGCACCGGCGACGTCAACCAGGCCGTCCACCACCAGCGGACGATCAAGGGCGCCATCCGCGAACTCGCGGGGATGACCCACGAGGAACGCGAGGCCTACGCCCGGGACATCGAGGCTCCCTCTGACCTCGTCCACGAGACCGCGGAGATGGGTCGCCTCCCGGTCGTCAACTTCGCCGCCGGCGGCATCGCCACGCCCGCCGACGCGGCGCTCATGATGCACCACGAGTGCGACGGTATCTTCGTCGGCAGCGGCATCTTCGGCGCCGAGAACCCGCGGGCGATGGGCGAGGCCATCGTCGAGGCCGTGGCAAACTGGGACGACCCCGAGACGCTCGCCGAGATCGCCACGAACGTCGGCGCGGGCATGAAGGGCGACGCCAACGTCGACCTGTCGGAAGAGGAGAAGCTGCAGGGCCGCGGCGTTTGA
- a CDS encoding homoserine kinase codes for MVTVRAPATSANLGSGYDVFGLALGRPADVIHVEAADETTITVEGVGSEYVPEDPRDNTVGAVADALDAPASITIDKGVRPSSGLGSSAASAAGAAVALDTLYGLQTDPEELVRVAAEGEAVVSGDAHADNVAPAILGGFTIVTPDGITTLEASLSLVACLPEIVVSTRDARAVVPSTLSIDDLVDTVGSAATLTAGIARDDPELVGQGMADTVVTPTRSALIDGYDEVREAARLAGATGVTVSGAGPAVLAVCREGTRRAVASAMVDAFADRGIESRAYQTNVGRGAEVVTRSAW; via the coding sequence ATGGTCACGGTCCGGGCGCCGGCGACGAGCGCGAACCTCGGGAGCGGGTACGACGTATTCGGACTCGCCCTCGGTCGACCGGCCGACGTGATCCACGTCGAGGCGGCCGACGAGACCACGATCACGGTCGAAGGCGTCGGCAGCGAGTACGTCCCGGAGGACCCACGGGACAACACCGTCGGCGCCGTCGCGGACGCCCTCGACGCACCGGCGTCGATTACGATCGACAAAGGGGTCAGACCCTCCTCTGGGCTGGGGTCGTCCGCCGCGAGCGCCGCCGGAGCCGCCGTCGCGCTCGATACACTGTACGGGCTACAGACGGATCCGGAGGAACTCGTCCGCGTCGCTGCGGAGGGTGAAGCCGTCGTCTCCGGGGACGCCCACGCGGACAACGTCGCCCCCGCGATCCTCGGCGGGTTCACCATCGTTACGCCGGATGGGATCACGACGCTCGAGGCCTCGCTCTCGCTCGTCGCCTGCCTGCCCGAGATCGTCGTCTCGACCAGAGACGCGCGGGCCGTCGTCCCGTCGACCCTCTCGATCGACGACCTCGTCGACACCGTCGGCTCCGCCGCCACACTCACGGCCGGTATCGCACGGGACGATCCCGAACTCGTCGGCCAGGGGATGGCCGACACCGTCGTCACGCCGACGCGGTCCGCGTTGATCGACGGCTACGACGAGGTCCGCGAAGCGGCCCGTCTCGCCGGAGCGACGGGCGTGACGGTGAGCGGGGCGGGTCCTGCCGTCCTCGCCGTCTGCCGGGAGGGAACGAGACGAGCCGTGGCCTCGGCTATGGTCGACGCGTTCGCCGATCGGGGTATCGAGAGTAGAGCGTACCAGACGAACGTCGGCAGGGGAGCGGAAGTCGTCACCAGAAGTGCGTGGTGA
- a CDS encoding glycosyltransferase family 2 protein, whose product MTSPLAPSRRSPTEVATRYATTDRSTDRELVSVVIPTHDRPARLRRAIRSVAAQTYGPIELIVVDDASSPPVSDDIDRVAARVDRFERHRFVTNRGGAAARNAGIEESSGEFIAFLDDDDRWDPAKLERQVPRLRAAPDDVGVVYTSVVQLDSDGEVNAVTAATESGDLTHRLLRRNVVGTVSSVLLRSDAAAAVGGFDERFPSWQDWALYLRLSKRYRFLALDEPLVVRHNAGAGQVSGDYETKRDETAPLFRRTFRPLAAREGTDDARLFDAFVEYHLGQAAIRAESYSAARRHFAAATRLAPRSLLFPLALASVACGRATYEPLERLATVLPLRRAKRALQR is encoded by the coding sequence ATGACTTCGCCGCTCGCACCGTCCAGGCGTTCGCCGACCGAGGTAGCGACGCGGTACGCAACGACCGACCGATCGACCGATCGCGAGCTCGTCTCCGTCGTGATACCGACACACGACCGTCCCGCACGCCTCCGCCGGGCGATCCGTAGCGTCGCCGCTCAGACCTACGGACCGATCGAACTGATCGTCGTCGACGACGCCTCCTCGCCACCCGTGTCGGACGATATCGACCGCGTCGCCGCCCGCGTCGATCGGTTCGAACGCCACCGGTTCGTCACGAACCGGGGCGGCGCGGCCGCCAGAAACGCCGGTATCGAGGAGTCGTCCGGCGAATTCATCGCGTTCCTGGACGACGACGATCGCTGGGATCCGGCCAAGCTGGAACGACAGGTTCCCCGGTTGCGCGCCGCACCCGACGACGTCGGCGTGGTCTACACGAGCGTGGTACAACTCGATTCAGACGGCGAGGTGAACGCCGTGACGGCCGCGACCGAATCGGGTGACCTCACCCACCGATTGCTTCGCCGGAACGTCGTCGGGACGGTTTCGTCAGTACTCCTTCGGTCGGACGCCGCAGCCGCAGTCGGCGGGTTCGACGAGCGCTTTCCAAGCTGGCAAGACTGGGCGCTGTACCTCCGCCTCTCGAAGCGATACCGGTTTCTCGCGCTAGACGAACCGCTCGTCGTCCGTCACAATGCGGGGGCCGGACAGGTAAGCGGCGACTACGAGACCAAGCGTGACGAGACGGCGCCCCTGTTCAGACGAACCTTTCGACCGCTGGCTGCGCGCGAGGGCACCGACGATGCCAGGCTATTCGACGCCTTCGTCGAGTACCACCTGGGGCAGGCCGCGATCCGGGCGGAGTCCTATTCGGCGGCGAGGCGGCACTTCGCCGCCGCGACCCGTCTCGCTCCCCGGTCGCTACTGTTTCCGTTGGCACTGGCGTCGGTCGCCTGCGGGCGGGCCACCTACGAACCGCTCGAACGGCTCGCGACCGTCCTCCCCCTTCGACGGGCGAAGCGCGCGCTCCAGCGCTGA